From a single bacterium genomic region:
- a CDS encoding cyclodeaminase/cyclohydrolase family protein, whose translation MSYTPEMPSKLVYQPVAGFVEQIAAKSPAPGGGSAAALSGSVGAALLVMVCEFTIGKKGYEAVSTELATVRDKLEELRLKLLKQIDEDTWAFSRFRVAVKLPESTSEEKSRKEKEVAEATTDTIEVPRQTMHQCRAALEFALTIVSKGNPNTVSDAATGAEMLLAGLEGAANNVLINLLGRSDDKSNLLRTEVERTRTEARRELAEVRSHVEMKLRG comes from the coding sequence ATGTCATATACGCCGGAAATGCCGTCAAAGCTTGTTTATCAGCCTGTGGCGGGATTTGTAGAACAGATCGCCGCAAAGTCACCTGCACCCGGTGGCGGAAGTGCAGCGGCCTTGTCAGGGTCTGTTGGTGCCGCATTACTCGTCATGGTGTGTGAATTCACGATTGGGAAAAAGGGATATGAAGCAGTTTCGACCGAACTTGCAACTGTCCGCGACAAGCTGGAAGAGCTCAGATTAAAGCTGCTTAAGCAAATTGATGAGGACACATGGGCGTTTTCAAGATTCAGGGTAGCAGTCAAACTTCCTGAAAGTACAAGTGAGGAAAAGTCGCGCAAGGAGAAGGAAGTTGCAGAAGCCACGACGGACACAATTGAAGTGCCTCGTCAGACAATGCATCAGTGCCGTGCCGCGCTTGAATTTGCTTTGACTATTGTGAGTAAAGGAAATCCCAATACTGTTTCGGACGCGGCGACGGGAGCTGAAATGCTCTTGGCCGGGCTTGAAGGCGCTGCGAATAATGTGCTGATAAATCTGCTTGGTCGGTCTGACGACAAAAGCAATCTGCTGCGAACCGAAGTTGAGCGCACGCGAACAGAAGCACGCAGAGAACTCGCGGAAGTCCGCAGTCATGTTGAGATGAAGCTGCGTGGCTAA
- the ftcD gene encoding glutamate formimidoyltransferase, with protein MSNKKIVECVPNISEGRDREKIERIAGAVRRVPGVKLLDVDPNGDYNRCVITYAGEPDACVEATFRLTAAAAEEIDMTVHKGEHPRSGAVDVAPFVPVRNITMSECAELSRQYGRRVGEELGVPVYLYEAAASTPERRNLAKVRKGEYEALPEKMQSPEWTPDFGPHKFVPKFGCVITGARFFLVAYNVNVQTADVAAVHDVALHIRQMGWPLKHDNGEDVLSATGKTVYHPGPLQNCKAMGVYLDEARFCQVSINLTNYLITAPHIAFEQSRFEAEKRGLNVFGSEVVGLIPLEALLLASDYYVWREKLARPKQTSEAIALVEEKLGLSSFNVFDPVKKIIEYAISE; from the coding sequence ATGAGCAATAAGAAGATCGTAGAGTGTGTTCCAAACATTTCGGAAGGCCGGGACAGGGAGAAGATAGAGCGAATCGCAGGTGCGGTTCGAAGAGTGCCGGGAGTGAAACTGCTTGATGTAGATCCGAACGGGGACTATAACCGCTGTGTGATTACGTATGCCGGAGAGCCCGACGCTTGTGTCGAAGCCACTTTCCGGTTGACGGCTGCGGCGGCTGAGGAGATTGACATGACGGTGCACAAGGGCGAGCATCCGCGCAGCGGCGCTGTTGATGTGGCACCTTTTGTACCCGTGCGCAACATCACGATGTCCGAGTGTGCGGAACTTTCGAGGCAATACGGCCGCAGAGTCGGCGAGGAACTTGGTGTGCCTGTTTATCTGTATGAGGCCGCGGCATCAACTCCGGAGAGACGGAATCTTGCCAAAGTCAGAAAGGGCGAATACGAGGCGCTGCCTGAGAAAATGCAGAGTCCGGAATGGACACCTGATTTCGGGCCGCACAAATTTGTGCCGAAATTCGGTTGCGTAATCACAGGGGCGAGATTCTTTCTGGTCGCGTACAATGTCAACGTGCAGACTGCGGACGTTGCCGCGGTTCATGATGTTGCCTTGCATATTCGTCAGATGGGATGGCCACTGAAGCATGACAACGGTGAGGACGTATTGAGCGCGACAGGCAAGACCGTGTATCATCCGGGGCCGCTGCAAAACTGCAAAGCGATGGGTGTCTACCTCGATGAGGCACGCTTCTGTCAAGTATCCATAAATCTGACAAACTACTTGATAACCGCACCGCATATTGCCTTTGAGCAGTCAAGATTCGAAGCGGAGAAGCGCGGTTTGAATGTGTTCGGCTCGGAAGTTGTCGGGTTGATTCCGCTTGAGGCGCTTCTGTTGGCATCCGACTATTACGTATGGAGGGAAAAGCTTGCACGTCCAAAGCAGACGTCTGAAGCGATTGCGCTGGTTGAGGAGAAACTTGGTCTTTCTTCCTTTAATGTATTTGATCCAGTAAAGAAGATTATCGAATACGCGATTTCAGAATAG
- the dacB gene encoding D-alanyl-D-alanine carboxypeptidase/D-alanyl-D-alanine-endopeptidase has protein sequence MSKRISSCSIAIATLLFLTTHVSRAAGLESQLDSLINLEPVKGASWSILFADVESGHDIAAIDAERLLIPASVTKLWSTAAAFQTLGPDYRFSTKIVSGSGMDAQGGVSGAVKVICTGDPMFDRKYRKDIGKPALDKMADELYAKGLRSINGDLEIVVSRFKRSCGNGVWEMGDLREGFAPSVDGTGYNSNVCHIAIGPGMAEGLGADVIIDPPFAPVKVLNNVVTNSGADESWIEFNVTPCRDELEISGVMARGDDPQYIWFPIQEPAYYFGLALKDALARKGITVSGKVIVSRNSNGNGTVLLEFFSPPVTDIAAITNKDSDNYLAEYLLSASGYKEFGEGSPSSGLRVVQKIARQFGVHRDQVSLQDGSGLSRQNIVSARANVQLLIKIAKSEFANDFEASLSQSGVDGTVGGRLSTDGLLGRVRAKTGTMTNVSALAGYIGLDSGRKLAFAILCNNFRCSRNFVRNIQDNMVRAVYRAAN, from the coding sequence TTGAGCAAGAGAATTTCTTCGTGCAGTATTGCGATTGCGACGCTGCTCTTTCTAACTACGCACGTTTCGCGGGCAGCCGGTCTGGAATCACAATTGGATTCATTAATAAATCTTGAACCGGTCAAGGGTGCCTCATGGAGTATCTTGTTTGCTGACGTGGAGTCCGGCCACGACATCGCGGCAATTGACGCGGAACGTCTCTTGATACCTGCATCGGTCACCAAGCTCTGGAGCACCGCAGCTGCATTTCAAACACTTGGCCCCGACTACAGGTTTTCGACAAAAATAGTGTCGGGTTCAGGCATGGATGCTCAGGGCGGAGTGAGCGGAGCGGTCAAAGTAATCTGCACGGGCGACCCAATGTTTGACCGCAAGTATCGCAAAGACATTGGCAAACCTGCGCTCGACAAAATGGCCGATGAGCTCTATGCCAAAGGTCTTCGCAGCATTAACGGCGACCTTGAGATAGTCGTCAGCCGGTTTAAACGATCCTGCGGCAATGGGGTATGGGAGATGGGGGATTTGCGTGAGGGATTTGCCCCAAGTGTTGACGGCACGGGCTACAACAGCAATGTTTGTCACATTGCCATTGGTCCCGGAATGGCAGAGGGACTTGGCGCGGACGTCATCATTGATCCTCCGTTTGCGCCCGTGAAAGTTCTGAACAACGTTGTGACGAACTCCGGTGCAGATGAGAGCTGGATAGAGTTCAATGTGACGCCGTGCAGGGATGAACTGGAGATAAGCGGAGTCATGGCGCGCGGCGACGATCCGCAATACATTTGGTTTCCGATTCAGGAGCCGGCATACTATTTCGGGCTTGCTTTGAAAGACGCGCTGGCACGAAAGGGAATCACAGTGAGCGGGAAAGTGATTGTGTCCCGAAACTCGAACGGGAACGGGACAGTTCTGCTGGAGTTTTTCTCTCCGCCCGTGACCGACATAGCCGCTATCACAAACAAGGACAGTGACAACTATCTTGCCGAGTATTTGCTGTCCGCTTCGGGCTACAAGGAGTTCGGGGAGGGTTCGCCTTCGTCTGGACTTCGGGTGGTGCAGAAGATTGCGCGCCAGTTTGGAGTCCACAGGGATCAAGTTTCGCTGCAAGACGGTTCAGGACTATCGAGACAGAACATTGTATCGGCGCGCGCGAATGTTCAACTGCTTATTAAGATAGCAAAATCAGAGTTCGCAAATGACTTTGAGGCATCGCTGTCACAATCGGGTGTGGACGGGACCGTGGGAGGACGGTTGTCCACAGACGGATTGCTTGGAAGAGTGAGGGCAAAGACGGGGACAATGACGAATGTTTCGGCATTGGCAGGTTACATTGGCTTGGACAGCGGAAGAAAGCTGGCCTTTGCGATTTTGTGCAACAATTTCAGATGCTCAAGGAATTTTGTGAGAAACATCCAGGATAACATGGTGCGCGCGGTTTATCGCGCGGCGAATTGA
- a CDS encoding tyrosine recombinase: MATKKSTIPSSVLDPQQEHLIEEWLRARKYERQISKNTIIAYRRDLSLLAGELARIGERLEEINHDQLETALRSLESGSARSENRRYSAIRNFYKWLLRERRIERSPAEDLRGVSAGRRLPKVAPLRIIEELLSASEGEDAVALRNRAMIELAYSAGLRVSELCDLRVSQLNARERVLRIRGKGGKERLCPFGEAAACAVDKYLEHGRPVLCAGRENNSTTDLRSVAGDFLFLSTRGRPMTRFGCGIMLRTLSKKAGLGNHITPHTLRHSFATHLLEGGADLRVVQELLGHSSISTTEVYTHLDREYLTETIRSFHPRG, translated from the coding sequence TTGGCCACGAAAAAAAGTACAATCCCTTCGTCCGTCCTTGATCCTCAGCAGGAGCATCTTATTGAGGAGTGGTTGCGCGCCCGTAAGTACGAACGGCAGATCTCCAAGAATACTATAATCGCGTATCGGCGGGACTTGAGTTTGCTGGCAGGCGAACTTGCGAGGATTGGCGAGAGACTTGAAGAGATCAATCACGACCAACTGGAAACAGCACTGCGTTCACTGGAAAGCGGATCGGCGCGATCGGAAAACCGCAGGTATTCTGCCATACGCAATTTCTACAAGTGGCTGTTGCGCGAACGACGGATTGAACGGAGCCCTGCGGAGGACTTGCGGGGAGTTTCTGCAGGAAGACGGCTGCCCAAGGTGGCCCCGTTGAGAATAATAGAAGAGCTGCTTTCCGCCTCTGAAGGCGAAGATGCAGTTGCTCTGCGAAATCGAGCAATGATTGAGTTAGCCTATTCCGCAGGCCTCAGAGTATCCGAGCTGTGTGACTTACGTGTTTCACAGTTGAATGCCCGTGAACGAGTGCTGCGTATTCGCGGGAAGGGGGGGAAGGAGCGATTGTGTCCGTTTGGCGAGGCCGCAGCTTGTGCGGTTGACAAGTATCTTGAGCACGGTCGCCCTGTATTATGCGCCGGTCGCGAAAATAACAGCACAACTGACTTGAGGTCAGTGGCAGGGGACTTCTTGTTCCTTTCCACGCGGGGCAGGCCGATGACCCGGTTCGGCTGCGGGATTATGCTCCGAACCTTGAGTAAAAAGGCCGGACTCGGCAATCACATAACTCCCCATACCCTTCGCCACAGTTTCGCGACGCATCTGCTTGAAGGCGGAGCGGATTTGCGAGTGGTACAGGAATTGTTAGGCCATTCTTCCATCTCCACGACAGAAGTATATACACACCTTGACCGGGAGTATCTCACTGAGACCATCCGGTCGTTTCATCCTCGCGGTTAA
- a CDS encoding MBL fold metallo-hydrolase, translating to MLRIYSLEVGPFAMNTIVAWCDETREAIWFDPGAEAEEVLRWIEKNDLRVTRIVNTHGHVDHIADNSIAKAALKAPLCIHPLDRPKLTDPALNLSIWTGNAVTSPDADETLDEGDRLSCGNVSFALFHVPGHSPGSLVFFADKTLIAGDTLLCESIGRTDFPDSDEAALHEAIRRKIYSLPDDTVVYPGHGEPTTVGHEKKYNPFVRP from the coding sequence ATGCTGAGAATCTACTCACTTGAGGTTGGTCCATTCGCGATGAATACCATCGTGGCGTGGTGCGATGAGACTCGAGAGGCTATTTGGTTCGATCCGGGTGCGGAAGCAGAGGAAGTTTTGCGGTGGATTGAGAAGAACGATTTGCGGGTAACGCGAATTGTCAATACACATGGACACGTGGACCACATTGCCGACAATTCCATTGCCAAAGCTGCGCTCAAGGCGCCACTGTGTATTCATCCGTTGGACAGGCCGAAACTGACGGATCCGGCGCTGAACCTATCGATATGGACGGGTAATGCAGTAACCTCGCCCGACGCCGATGAGACTCTTGACGAGGGCGACAGACTAAGCTGCGGGAATGTGTCGTTCGCGCTCTTTCATGTACCCGGGCATTCGCCTGGTTCTCTCGTGTTTTTCGCAGACAAGACTTTAATTGCCGGTGACACGCTTCTTTGTGAGTCTATTGGAAGAACGGACTTTCCTGATTCTGACGAAGCGGCGCTACATGAGGCAATTCGCAGGAAAATATACAGTTTGCCAGATGACACTGTAGTATACCCGGGGCACGGAGAACCCACCACAGTTGGCCACGAAAAAAAGTACAATCCCTTCGTCCGTCCTTGA